A stretch of Spirosoma oryzicola DNA encodes these proteins:
- a CDS encoding TIGR01777 family oxidoreductase yields the protein MAETVLITGGTGTIGRRLTQLLRQQGYQISLLSRDHKSIEGVTVYQWNIAKGHIDPKAIQTADYIIHLAGAGVADERWTDARKDEILNSRTQSTELLAQALAKNTHKVKAFIGASAIGFYGGDTNDRPLTETSQGGSDFLAQVVRAWERSEDSVAVLGIRTVKLRIGVVLSAEGGALPKLAQPVRLGAGAPIGSGQQYISWIHLDDLCRMFIQALTDESWQGVYNAVAPTPVTNESLTRAIASVLHRPMILPNIPGFAIKLMFGEMAVTVIGGNYVLNKRIADETTFRYQYADLTNALSNLLS from the coding sequence ATGGCTGAAACTGTTCTTATCACGGGTGGTACCGGCACCATTGGTCGCCGGCTGACCCAACTGCTTCGTCAACAAGGCTATCAGATTTCCTTACTGAGCCGCGACCATAAATCGATTGAGGGCGTAACCGTCTATCAATGGAATATTGCGAAAGGACACATCGATCCCAAAGCGATTCAGACCGCTGATTACATCATTCACCTGGCGGGAGCGGGCGTTGCCGACGAACGCTGGACCGATGCCCGCAAAGATGAAATTTTAAACAGCCGCACGCAGTCTACCGAGCTACTGGCTCAGGCGCTGGCTAAGAATACGCATAAGGTTAAAGCCTTTATCGGCGCGTCGGCGATAGGATTCTACGGTGGCGACACCAACGACCGGCCTCTTACCGAAACGAGTCAGGGTGGTTCCGATTTTTTAGCACAGGTAGTTCGAGCCTGGGAACGCTCCGAAGATTCAGTTGCGGTACTCGGGATCCGGACTGTCAAGCTTCGAATCGGCGTTGTGTTATCGGCGGAGGGAGGTGCTTTGCCAAAATTAGCGCAGCCCGTCCGACTTGGTGCGGGTGCTCCTATTGGTTCGGGACAGCAGTATATTTCGTGGATTCACCTCGACGATCTTTGCCGGATGTTTATCCAGGCGCTTACCGATGAGTCGTGGCAGGGCGTTTACAATGCCGTGGCCCCTACGCCGGTTACCAATGAAAGCCTGACAAGGGCCATCGCCAGCGTGCTGCACCGGCCTATGATTCTACCCAACATTCCGGGTTTCGCTATCAAACTAATGTTTGGCGAAATGGCGGTCACGGTCATCGGCGGTAATTACGTACTGAACAAGCGCATCGCCGACGAAACAACATTCCGCTATCAGTACGCCGATCTGACGAATGCCCTAAGTAACTTACTCAGCTAG
- the rimK gene encoding 30S ribosomal protein S6--L-glutamate ligase: MRIAILSANPNLYSTQRLLEAVHQRGHEGVVVNHLNCQVMIEGGKPSVLYEGRELDPFDAIVPRIGASVTDYGCAIVRQFEMMKVFTTAKSQAITRSRNKLRSLQVLSKAGVGLPKTVFANHPKNGNVTQLIELVGGPPVVIKLLEGTQGIGVVLAETAKAAKSTIEAFYGLKKHVLVQEFVAEAKGSDLRAFVVGGRVIGAMKRQGLEGEFRSNIHRGGNAFSVDLTPDEEQTAIEAARALGLKVAGVDMLPSERGPLVLEVNSSPGLEGIETATGINVADQIIAYIEDKIRADEGDMVGV; encoded by the coding sequence ATGCGTATTGCCATTTTATCGGCTAATCCGAATCTATATTCTACTCAACGACTGCTTGAGGCCGTTCATCAGCGCGGTCACGAAGGCGTTGTGGTCAATCACCTGAACTGTCAGGTTATGATTGAAGGCGGCAAACCGTCCGTTCTCTACGAAGGCCGCGAGCTGGACCCGTTCGACGCTATTGTACCACGCATTGGGGCTTCGGTCACGGATTACGGCTGTGCGATTGTCCGTCAGTTTGAGATGATGAAAGTGTTTACCACCGCTAAGTCTCAAGCCATCACCCGGTCCCGAAATAAACTGCGGAGCCTACAGGTTCTTTCCAAAGCAGGCGTTGGTCTTCCTAAAACGGTTTTTGCCAATCACCCCAAGAACGGCAATGTTACCCAACTCATTGAATTGGTGGGCGGTCCACCCGTTGTGATCAAACTGTTGGAAGGCACGCAGGGGATCGGCGTGGTACTGGCCGAAACCGCTAAAGCCGCTAAATCGACCATCGAAGCTTTTTACGGGCTGAAAAAACATGTGCTGGTGCAGGAGTTCGTTGCCGAAGCCAAAGGCTCTGATCTGCGGGCTTTTGTCGTCGGGGGCCGGGTCATCGGTGCCATGAAGCGGCAGGGACTGGAAGGTGAGTTTCGCTCGAACATTCACCGGGGCGGCAATGCGTTTTCGGTAGACCTTACGCCCGACGAAGAGCAGACCGCTATTGAAGCCGCCCGTGCGCTTGGCCTGAAAGTAGCGGGTGTCGATATGCTTCCCTCCGAGCGGGGGCCGCTGGTGCTGGAAGTCAACTCGTCGCCGGGACTGGAGGGCATCGAAACGGCTACTGGTATCAACGTGGCCGACCAGATCATTGCTTATATCGAAGATAAAATTCGGGCCGACGAAGGCGATATGGTCGGTGTATAG
- a CDS encoding ATP-dependent zinc protease, translating to MKAGVTRPKQVIGMTDLVDFPDLGLFDVQAKVDTGAYTSSLHCKDVCLVKSGNKVQLSFELIDKTGDETIRYFSDEFSQRMIRNSFGVAEKRYVIKTRITLFGRSIRAEFTLADREQLKNPILLGRKLLRNRFVVDVSVKNLSYEAKAKPRQKATKKVSDLQE from the coding sequence ATGAAAGCTGGAGTAACCAGGCCCAAGCAGGTTATTGGCATGACTGATCTTGTCGATTTTCCGGATTTGGGACTTTTCGATGTACAGGCCAAAGTTGATACAGGCGCTTACACATCGTCATTGCACTGCAAAGACGTTTGCTTGGTCAAATCGGGCAACAAAGTACAATTGAGTTTTGAATTGATTGATAAAACCGGAGACGAAACGATCCGGTACTTCAGCGATGAATTCAGCCAGCGCATGATTCGAAACTCGTTCGGCGTGGCCGAAAAGCGCTATGTCATAAAAACCCGTATCACGCTGTTCGGGCGTTCCATCCGCGCGGAGTTTACCCTTGCCGACCGCGAACAACTTAAAAACCCGATTCTCCTGGGCCGCAAACTGCTCCGAAATCGATTCGTCGTTGACGTTTCGGTAAAAAACCTGTCTTACGAAGCCAAAGCCAAGCCACGCCAGAAAGCGACGAAAAAGGTCAGCGATCTTCAGGAGTAG
- a CDS encoding ATP-binding protein, with amino-acid sequence MQFSEIIGHTETKELLLRAVQTNHLAHALLFDGPTGSANLALALALAQYVNCEDKQHAGEFALDSCGRCASCIKMQKLVHPDLHMVFPVANLAKGKTSEAYLTSWRKFVLDQPYRTLSEWLETTGADNKQGNISAEEARNILQKLSLKSYEGAYKIMLIWLPELMNVTSANALLKVLEEPPAQTLFLLVTNQPDKLLITILSRTQRVAVRAFTDEEVATYLRQHLNLDETTARRTAYLADGNLAMALGLSRSESDQSTTTDRHTWFADWMRTCYRQDLITLVKQADQFDGFSKEKQKGLLEYSIRIYRDLFLWQQGAGALLRLPDDEMAFVKNFSKILTINHIERIVQDLNEAAYHLERNARAKMIMLDMSLTFSRLIR; translated from the coding sequence ATGCAATTCTCTGAAATTATAGGCCACACCGAAACGAAAGAGCTGCTTTTGCGGGCTGTTCAGACGAACCACCTTGCCCACGCGCTCCTGTTCGACGGTCCAACGGGTAGCGCGAACCTCGCGCTGGCGCTGGCGCTGGCTCAATACGTCAACTGCGAGGACAAGCAGCATGCTGGCGAATTTGCTCTGGATTCCTGCGGTCGGTGCGCGTCGTGCATTAAAATGCAGAAACTCGTTCACCCCGATCTGCACATGGTTTTTCCGGTTGCCAATCTCGCCAAAGGAAAAACATCCGAAGCGTACCTGACCAGCTGGCGCAAGTTTGTCCTCGATCAGCCATACCGTACGCTATCTGAATGGCTGGAAACAACGGGGGCCGACAATAAACAAGGCAATATCTCGGCGGAAGAAGCCCGTAATATTCTGCAAAAGCTGTCGCTGAAGTCCTACGAGGGAGCTTACAAAATCATGCTGATCTGGCTACCGGAGCTGATGAACGTAACCTCGGCTAACGCGCTGCTGAAAGTACTGGAAGAACCCCCCGCCCAGACGTTGTTTCTACTGGTCACCAACCAGCCCGATAAACTGCTGATCACCATTTTGTCGCGGACGCAGCGCGTGGCGGTACGGGCGTTTACGGATGAGGAAGTTGCTACCTACCTCCGGCAGCACCTTAACCTGGACGAAACCACGGCGCGTCGAACGGCTTATCTGGCCGACGGCAATCTGGCTATGGCGCTTGGCCTAAGTCGCAGCGAATCCGATCAATCGACCACGACAGACCGACACACCTGGTTTGCCGACTGGATGCGCACCTGTTACCGTCAGGATTTAATAACCCTGGTCAAACAAGCGGACCAATTCGACGGTTTCAGTAAAGAGAAACAAAAAGGGCTGCTGGAATACAGCATTCGAATCTACCGCGATTTATTTTTGTGGCAGCAGGGCGCTGGCGCGTTGCTCCGATTGCCCGACGACGAAATGGCATTCGTCAAGAATTTCTCTAAAATACTGACGATTAATCACATCGAACGGATTGTCCAAGATTTGAATGAAGCGGCTTATCATCTCGAACGAAACGCCCGCGCTAAAATGATTATGCTCGACATGTCACTTACTTTTAGCCGGCTGATCCGATGA
- a CDS encoding GlmU family protein produces the protein MSNFVLFDDPVIRPALLPFTFTRPVADMRVGILTIAEKWARRLDTTPSFLTQPYLAHKYPQQTTTDNLYVNGALCPTDALIDRLKTLSTGESLLAPNGLLLAIRTDLAVDDAALLTELPQHTETFDAPIPTIRHLWSLIAANGDQIISDFSLITASRQSQPITDPFTRCYAPENVFIEEGAKIRAAILNAEDGPIYIGKNVHISEGSVLIGPCSFGEGTMVHYNSKMRKNTSAGPYCKIGGEIGNSILYANSGKGHEGYLGDSVVGEWCNLGASSNTSNLKNDYSTVKLYSYAHKGLVDTGRMFCGLFMGDFTKAGIGTMFNTGTVVGVNVNLFGSGLPPKHIPSFSWGGAIDGFMTYRLEKAIQVATEAFKRRNRAFDEQEESILREIFNIERMGPSNSPFTLFDPL, from the coding sequence ATGTCCAACTTCGTTTTATTTGATGATCCGGTCATACGACCAGCGCTTCTTCCGTTCACCTTTACCCGGCCCGTAGCTGACATGCGGGTTGGTATTCTGACTATTGCCGAAAAGTGGGCCAGACGGTTGGATACGACGCCCTCCTTTTTGACCCAGCCGTATCTTGCTCACAAATATCCGCAACAGACGACAACCGACAATCTGTACGTCAACGGAGCCTTGTGCCCAACCGACGCACTGATTGATCGGCTAAAAACGTTATCGACCGGCGAAAGCCTGCTGGCCCCCAATGGTCTGTTGCTGGCAATTCGTACGGACCTTGCGGTAGACGACGCGGCTCTGCTAACTGAACTGCCGCAGCATACCGAAACGTTCGATGCACCTATCCCAACGATTCGTCACCTCTGGAGTTTGATTGCCGCAAACGGCGACCAGATTATTTCGGATTTCAGCCTTATAACAGCTAGTCGTCAGTCGCAGCCGATCACCGATCCATTTACACGTTGCTACGCTCCCGAAAACGTCTTTATCGAAGAAGGCGCAAAAATACGGGCGGCAATCCTGAATGCTGAAGATGGACCCATTTACATTGGCAAAAATGTTCACATCAGTGAAGGCAGCGTATTGATTGGCCCCTGTTCCTTCGGCGAAGGCACAATGGTCCACTACAACAGTAAAATGCGAAAAAATACCAGCGCGGGCCCTTACTGTAAGATTGGTGGCGAAATCGGTAACTCAATCCTGTATGCCAACAGCGGCAAGGGCCACGAAGGCTATTTGGGTGATTCGGTGGTAGGCGAATGGTGTAATCTGGGTGCTAGTAGCAACACGTCGAATCTTAAAAACGATTACTCGACCGTTAAGCTCTACAGCTACGCGCACAAAGGTCTGGTCGATACGGGCCGAATGTTTTGTGGTCTGTTCATGGGGGATTTTACCAAAGCCGGCATCGGTACGATGTTCAATACCGGAACCGTTGTGGGTGTTAACGTCAATCTGTTCGGTAGCGGCCTCCCACCTAAGCACATTCCTTCGTTCTCGTGGGGTGGTGCCATTGATGGGTTTATGACGTACCGGCTCGAAAAAGCCATTCAGGTCGCAACGGAAGCATTTAAACGGCGCAATCGTGCGTTTGATGAGCAGGAAGAAAGTATCTTGCGCGAAATTTTTAACATAGAACGGATGGGTCCGTCCAATAGTCCATTCACCCTATTCGATCCATTATAG
- a CDS encoding ChaN family lipoprotein: protein MRSVLLLLCLMAFAFRPDKPAYRLYNAGLKSQSYTKLVREAADADVVLFGELHNNPICHWLELQLTKDLQSAKKGALVLGAEMFEADNQTALTDYVQGRTTDKELATQARLWQNFNTDYKPIATFAREQKIPFIATNVPRKYASLVARKGLAALDTLSAEAKSQMAPLPLTVDLNLPGYKAMLDMMADHGGGTQANPHTSKSDKPAESPAANFARAQAIKDATMAHFILQNLKSGQTFLHFNGDYHSKNFDGIVWYLRQQRPNLKIVTLSSVEVPDPDKPAVESPDLANFIIAIPSDMTKTY, encoded by the coding sequence ATGCGCTCTGTTCTGCTTCTGCTTTGCCTGATGGCGTTTGCTTTCCGGCCCGACAAACCGGCTTACCGCTTGTACAACGCTGGCTTGAAATCACAATCCTACACCAAACTGGTACGGGAAGCTGCTGACGCTGACGTGGTCCTGTTTGGTGAACTGCATAACAACCCCATCTGTCACTGGCTTGAGCTTCAACTAACGAAAGATTTGCAATCGGCCAAAAAAGGCGCATTGGTGCTGGGCGCGGAAATGTTCGAAGCCGATAACCAAACGGCGCTCACCGATTACGTACAGGGCCGTACTACCGATAAAGAACTGGCGACCCAGGCGCGGCTCTGGCAAAACTTCAATACGGATTATAAACCCATTGCCACGTTCGCCCGCGAGCAGAAAATTCCGTTTATCGCTACCAACGTCCCCCGAAAATACGCCAGCCTGGTAGCCCGTAAAGGATTGGCTGCGCTGGACACGCTATCGGCAGAAGCTAAGAGCCAGATGGCTCCTTTGCCCCTGACGGTTGACCTGAACTTACCAGGTTACAAAGCCATGCTTGATATGATGGCCGATCACGGCGGAGGAACTCAGGCAAATCCGCACACGAGCAAAAGCGACAAGCCAGCCGAAAGTCCAGCGGCCAATTTTGCCCGCGCGCAGGCGATCAAAGACGCGACGATGGCCCATTTCATTCTACAGAACCTCAAATCGGGGCAGACATTCCTGCATTTTAACGGTGACTATCATTCCAAGAATTTTGACGGTATTGTCTGGTATCTGCGTCAGCAACGACCCAATCTTAAAATCGTGACGCTATCATCTGTCGAAGTGCCTGACCCTGATAAGCCTGCGGTAGAAAGTCCGGATCTCGCTAACTTCATTATTGCTATTCCGTCGGATATGACGAAGACCTACTAA
- a CDS encoding ATP-binding protein, with protein sequence MALLDTLRQFPAFASVPDDQLQWFIDRAEEVAFPAEHVLVQPGEPVDYLILLLDGQIRVDTGANGSSDELVIYDKHAILGVLPYSRMKTIPNRIITDKPSQLVRLHRDHLRELAQNQYELTEVFVHEMTTRVRDFTKLTQQNEKMASLGRLSAGLAHELNNPVSAVVRSGDTLKTHLRATPEAFKTVMNLNLNDEQVDTVGEAFFKRVDQELPSLSLLERSSREDELTDWLDDNGVDDSMDLAGPLVEFGFTVDDLDWILERVGDANLAGIVNWLVNNLVTEKLVKEISDASKRIATLINSIKEYTHMDRGAGKEQVELANGIRSTLTLLDHKIRNKHIAVTLNIPDDLPAICGWPGELNQIWTNLIDNAIDALPDGGTLEITSEPDRQANGLEFVLTKVIDNGSGIPADIQDKIFEPFFTTKGIGKGTGLGLDIVCGIVKHHNGSIKVHSEPGHTEFSVCIPVD encoded by the coding sequence ATGGCACTGTTAGATACACTTCGCCAGTTTCCTGCTTTTGCGTCTGTTCCCGACGATCAGTTACAGTGGTTTATTGACCGAGCCGAGGAGGTGGCGTTTCCTGCCGAGCACGTTCTGGTGCAGCCCGGCGAACCCGTCGATTACCTTATCCTGCTGCTCGACGGTCAGATTCGCGTTGATACCGGGGCTAATGGCTCAAGTGACGAACTGGTGATTTACGACAAACACGCTATTTTGGGCGTGCTGCCGTATTCGCGGATGAAAACGATTCCCAACCGGATCATCACCGATAAGCCTTCGCAACTGGTGCGCTTGCACCGCGATCATTTGCGCGAGCTGGCCCAGAACCAGTACGAGCTGACCGAGGTTTTTGTTCATGAGATGACTACACGGGTCCGGGATTTTACAAAACTGACCCAGCAGAACGAGAAAATGGCTTCGTTGGGGCGGTTGTCGGCGGGCCTGGCACATGAACTAAATAACCCGGTATCGGCGGTTGTTCGTTCGGGGGATACGCTCAAGACGCACCTGCGCGCTACACCGGAAGCCTTTAAGACCGTGATGAATTTAAATCTGAACGACGAGCAGGTCGATACGGTGGGCGAGGCTTTTTTCAAGCGGGTAGATCAGGAACTGCCGAGCTTAAGCCTGCTCGAACGAAGCAGTCGCGAAGACGAACTGACGGACTGGCTTGACGACAACGGCGTTGACGACAGCATGGACCTGGCCGGGCCGCTGGTTGAATTTGGCTTTACGGTCGATGATCTGGACTGGATTCTGGAACGCGTCGGTGATGCGAATCTGGCCGGAATCGTTAACTGGCTGGTCAATAACCTGGTGACCGAAAAACTGGTTAAAGAGATTAGCGACGCATCAAAACGAATCGCTACGCTGATCAATTCAATCAAAGAGTACACCCACATGGATCGGGGCGCGGGCAAGGAACAAGTTGAACTGGCAAACGGTATTCGGAGTACGTTGACGTTGCTCGACCATAAGATTCGTAATAAGCACATTGCTGTAACACTGAACATTCCGGACGATTTGCCTGCTATTTGCGGATGGCCAGGTGAGTTGAATCAAATATGGACCAACCTGATCGACAACGCAATTGACGCGCTACCTGATGGCGGTACGTTAGAAATCACCAGCGAGCCCGATCGACAGGCTAACGGATTAGAATTCGTATTGACCAAAGTGATCGACAACGGGTCAGGCATTCCGGCTGACATTCAGGATAAAATATTCGAACCTTTTTTTACGACGAAAGGAATCGGTAAAGGCACGGGGCTTGGCCTCGACATTGTGTGTGGCATTGTGAAGCATCACAACGGTTCGATCAAGGTTCATTCTGAGCCGGGCCATACCGAATTCAGCGTTTGCATACCCGTTGACTAA
- a CDS encoding FAD-dependent oxidoreductase: MRLPIIISIDDDPQVLKAIQYDLRQKYRKQYRILCTESAREALDSLTELKKKGEEVALFLSDQRMPDMTGVEFLMQARKVFPNAKRALLTAYSDIDAAVRAINEVQLDYYIAKPWDPPEEKLYPVLDDLLGDWLSDYRPAFQGLKLVGYQFSPRSHELKDFLAGNLFPYQWLDIDIDPQAQELLDLHGIDRKDLPAVVLEDASVLKHPTIGDLGEKLGLQPKASQSLYDLAIIGAGPAGLAAAVYGGSEGLRTILVDKRAPGGQAGTSSRIENYLGFPNGLSGADLTRRAISQAQRFGVEFLAPQEVVAITSQGQYKHIKMSDDSEIIAKAIVLSTGVAYHKLENESLDKFTGAGVYYGAATTEAYAFKGQPVYIVGGGNSAGQGAMYLSRTASEVFICVRRPDLSETMSQYLIDQIDKTPNIKVLGCTEVVEALGNERLECLVLENMDSKERQTVNAAGLFVFIGTKPLTDWIEMNIIKDEKGFIATGRDLAKYADFKGIWKHDREPYLLETCSPGIFAAGDVRAGAMNRVASAVGEGAMAVSFVHKYLAEN; the protein is encoded by the coding sequence ATGCGCCTTCCTATTATTATTTCCATTGATGATGATCCACAGGTACTGAAAGCGATTCAGTATGATTTGCGTCAGAAGTACCGAAAACAATACCGTATTCTCTGTACAGAGTCTGCTCGTGAAGCGCTTGATTCGTTGACAGAACTGAAAAAGAAAGGCGAAGAAGTGGCGTTGTTTCTATCCGATCAGCGGATGCCCGATATGACCGGCGTTGAGTTTCTGATGCAGGCCCGCAAGGTGTTCCCCAATGCGAAACGAGCGTTGCTGACGGCTTATTCCGACATCGACGCGGCTGTGCGAGCTATCAACGAGGTTCAACTGGATTATTACATCGCCAAACCGTGGGACCCGCCCGAAGAAAAATTGTACCCCGTTCTCGACGATTTGCTGGGGGACTGGCTTTCCGATTATCGACCCGCTTTTCAGGGACTCAAACTGGTTGGCTACCAATTTTCGCCCCGGTCGCACGAGTTAAAAGATTTTCTGGCGGGTAATCTTTTCCCGTACCAGTGGCTTGATATTGACATTGACCCGCAGGCGCAGGAGCTGCTTGATTTGCACGGCATCGACCGAAAGGACTTACCAGCTGTTGTGCTCGAAGATGCCTCCGTGCTGAAACATCCAACGATTGGCGATTTAGGCGAAAAACTCGGATTACAGCCGAAAGCATCCCAAAGTCTGTACGATCTGGCAATTATTGGCGCGGGTCCGGCTGGACTAGCGGCTGCTGTTTACGGTGGCTCGGAAGGGCTACGAACCATTCTGGTCGATAAACGGGCTCCCGGCGGTCAGGCGGGAACCAGCTCACGGATTGAAAATTATTTAGGCTTTCCCAATGGGTTGAGCGGGGCCGATCTAACCCGACGGGCTATCTCGCAGGCACAACGTTTTGGGGTTGAGTTTCTGGCTCCGCAGGAAGTGGTTGCCATCACGTCGCAGGGGCAGTACAAGCACATCAAGATGTCGGATGACAGCGAGATCATTGCGAAGGCTATTGTCCTTAGCACGGGTGTTGCCTATCATAAGCTGGAAAACGAGAGTCTGGACAAGTTTACCGGAGCGGGCGTATACTACGGTGCGGCAACTACCGAAGCCTACGCTTTTAAGGGGCAGCCGGTCTACATCGTTGGTGGCGGAAACTCAGCCGGACAGGGCGCGATGTACCTGTCGCGGACGGCTTCGGAAGTGTTTATCTGCGTGCGTCGCCCGGATTTGAGCGAAACAATGTCGCAGTACCTGATCGATCAGATTGACAAAACGCCAAATATCAAGGTACTGGGCTGCACCGAAGTGGTCGAAGCGTTGGGGAACGAGCGATTGGAGTGTCTGGTCCTGGAGAACATGGATTCCAAAGAACGCCAGACCGTAAACGCGGCTGGCCTATTCGTCTTCATCGGCACCAAACCCCTTACCGACTGGATCGAAATGAACATCATCAAAGACGAGAAAGGGTTTATTGCTACCGGGCGGGATCTGGCCAAATACGCTGACTTCAAAGGAATCTGGAAGCATGACCGGGAACCTTATCTGCTTGAAACGTGCAGTCCGGGAATTTTTGCGGCTGGCGATGTGCGGGCGGGTGCCATGAACCGGGTTGCATCGGCGGTTGGTGAAGGCGCAATGGCCGTAAGTTTTGTGCACAAATACCTGGCTGAAAACTAA
- a CDS encoding UBP-type zinc finger domain-containing protein gives MTNQSICEHISALTEIRSAQAYVCEECIKTGSSWVHLRTCQTCGQTHCCDSSPNKHATKHFHRSGHPVVSSAEPGERWVWCYQDEQMIGY, from the coding sequence ATGACTAATCAATCAATTTGCGAGCATATTTCGGCGCTGACCGAAATTCGTAGTGCCCAGGCGTACGTATGTGAAGAGTGTATCAAAACCGGAAGTTCGTGGGTGCATTTGCGTACGTGTCAGACCTGCGGTCAAACGCACTGCTGCGACTCCTCGCCTAACAAGCACGCTACCAAGCACTTCCATCGGAGTGGACACCCCGTTGTGTCCTCTGCCGAACCGGGCGAACGGTGGGTCTGGTGTTATCAGGACGAACAGATGATTGGTTATTAA
- the egtB gene encoding ergothioneine biosynthesis protein EgtB — protein sequence MIAEQTLTEQYLRVRAHSEAICRGLETEDYVVQPIADVSPPKWHLGHTTWFWETFVLQPNAPGYRIFHEDFSYVFNSYYETVGKRVLRTDRGNLSRPTVTGVYTYRAYVDEHMSRFLDTDDLSPDLYAIIQLGLNHEQQHQELLITDIKYSLGHNPLLPSIEMPINYPPPSKAAEKKHIGTSALSAQNGRGATGESKGITISEGIYAIGHPHTNQAIDSFYFDNEISRHKVYLNETTLASSLTTNAEYLAFIEAGGYQNFRHWLSDGWAWVKANHIQAPLYWHNIDGEWWNYTFEGLVPIALDEPVCHVSQYEADAYARWRGQRLPTEFEWEAAADQLNWGTRWEWTNSAYLPYPGFITAEGAVGEYNGKFMSGQIVLRGASVATPEGHSRPTYRNFFQPDKRWQFTGIRLAK from the coding sequence ATGATTGCTGAACAAACGCTCACGGAGCAATACCTTCGTGTCCGAGCGCACTCGGAGGCTATTTGCCGGGGGCTGGAAACGGAAGACTACGTGGTGCAACCCATCGCAGATGTCAGCCCGCCGAAGTGGCATCTGGGCCATACAACCTGGTTTTGGGAAACCTTTGTCTTACAGCCCAATGCGCCGGGCTACCGCATTTTTCACGAAGATTTCAGCTACGTCTTCAATAGCTATTATGAAACGGTTGGCAAACGCGTTCTGCGCACTGATCGGGGCAACCTGAGCCGTCCGACTGTAACCGGCGTATATACCTACCGCGCTTATGTGGACGAACACATGAGCCGCTTTCTGGATACCGACGATTTATCGCCCGACTTATATGCGATTATTCAGCTTGGTCTGAACCACGAGCAGCAGCACCAGGAACTGCTCATTACGGACATCAAGTATAGTTTGGGGCATAATCCGCTGTTACCGAGCATCGAAATGCCGATAAACTATCCCCCGCCGTCTAAAGCAGCGGAGAAAAAGCACATCGGTACTTCGGCACTTTCTGCTCAGAATGGGAGAGGAGCTACGGGGGAGAGCAAGGGCATAACCATTTCCGAAGGAATTTACGCCATTGGGCACCCTCATACCAATCAGGCAATTGACTCCTTTTATTTCGACAATGAGATAAGTCGTCACAAGGTATATCTAAACGAAACTACCCTGGCAAGTAGCCTGACCACCAACGCCGAATACCTAGCTTTTATCGAAGCGGGGGGCTATCAAAACTTTAGACATTGGCTGTCCGACGGATGGGCGTGGGTCAAGGCGAATCACATCCAGGCTCCGCTGTACTGGCATAACATTGACGGCGAGTGGTGGAACTACACGTTCGAAGGGCTGGTCCCCATCGCTCTGGATGAACCGGTCTGTCACGTAAGTCAGTACGAAGCCGACGCGTATGCCCGCTGGCGGGGACAGCGTTTGCCAACTGAATTTGAGTGGGAAGCCGCTGCTGATCAACTCAACTGGGGCACGCGCTGGGAGTGGACGAATTCGGCTTATTTGCCGTATCCGGGCTTCATAACCGCCGAAGGAGCCGTAGGCGAATACAATGGTAAATTTATGAGTGGGCAAATCGTCCTCCGTGGTGCTTCGGTAGCTACTCCCGAAGGCCATTCGCGACCAACTTACCGCAATTTTTTTCAACCTGACAAACGATGGCAGTTCACGGGAATACGCTTAGCGAAGTAA